Within the Rosa rugosa chromosome 2, drRosRugo1.1, whole genome shotgun sequence genome, the region ccaaaaaaaaaagcattgtCAGCAGAGCATTGTCAACTCCTCAACTACACCAATTATGTGATTTTGAGTACGACCAAGTATCAATATGCAATTTACAACACAAAATCATTAACAAAATCACAATCCGGACAATTAACCAACAACACATAACTCTAAATATGGATTTCCCAATTACCTTTTCTATTCAGTTTGCTGTTTAAAACCAATTTGAGTTCTTCAATTCGTCCTTAACATGAGATCCAATAACCCGACCAAACTGACTTTGTCTTCCATTGAGGAGTGCAGCAGAGTGCTTGTTAATTTTCAAAATCTGCAGCAGAACAGCAGTGATCCAAACAGAAACCAAGATTAACAACTAATCAAAAGTTAAAAACTCATCAAACTAGTATAATCTTCTCTGCTCACATATAAGTATGATCCATGTTAAGAGTAAGACAGACATTACATTTCCCCTTCAAAGAAACTTTAAAAATATCTACAACAGACCTTCAACCATTTGAAGTCCAAAAACATCGATCATGCTACTACAGATCTCAATCAAATTGGTCTGATTCGGTGAATTAGAGAAAAGAGATGAGAGAAGATGTGCGTCGAAGTCAAACTGGATGAGAGAACCTGAATACTCATGTATGCGCTGCCGAAATCTGATCTTTCCAGATAACATACAGCAAACTCCAGAGACAGTTGCACAGTGGCCACAATTATTGCTTCCGCTTGCTCCACTATGTATgcaaatccaaaagaaaaaccaaaaaagtcAGTACAGTTATAACCAAAACAGTAAAAGTTCTACAAGCGttaaaaacagagagaaaatcATATACGAATTTCTACTTCAAATTCCAGACCATCTACTTCTACATCCCTCTCTTCTCAACATGAAAGCATAATCCTTCCGAATCAGAACCACTTCAAGCACGAAAATTCAAACGCAAACCGATGAAGCAGAAAACGAAGGCAAAAGTTACCTGAGAGAGATCGAGAGGAGGAGACAACGGCGTAGGCGAGGGAATATACAGCTTGAATTTGCGAATCTGTCCATGATTGGAGCCCTAGCTTGCCGTCTGCGTAGGCCTCGACACCGCGTTTTAGAATCAGGAGAAGGTTCTGGAGACCCGGTCTGATGAAGTCGGAGTCGGAGTCGGTGCGCAACCGAAACAAGAGATCAGTGGCGGTGATGGGCTTGGAGTCGTAGTAGAGAGAGTCGGTGAGCTTCGCCAAGGCCTCGGCCATGACAGAAGCGAGACAATCGGGTGTGAAAGTGAATAGAGGAAATCAAAGTTTGGTTTAGGGAATTAGAATCATCAAGACGACAAGACTTCTGTATGTGGAAGAACATTACTAAAAGTTGAAACTGATAATATGGAGGTTTAGGGAGTCAAGTCGAACTTACTATCACAATCACCAATGTGGTATCCGCCAACGAAAACATTGGGCAGAGTATGCTGTCCAGTCCACTCAGCAACCGCCGATTGTATCTCACTACCATCACCTTCATAATGCCACAACAAAAACCACCATTAATCACTATTTCATTTCCTAAATCAATAATCCTATGCTTAATGTCAAGTCTAATTTATCACTGATCATCTATAATCCATCTTCAAACTTCACAAAACTCAACACAAAGGATCACTGTGTTTCATGCCGCAAGTAAACCAACCGAGACCGAAACCAAAATCCAAGTCTAGTTACATCACCTTAGTTTGAAGCATATAGACAGACACTGCATCACAAACTCGATCAAAAACTTTAATCAAGATTTTCACCAACTATACATATATAAGTAGATACATGTACAGATATACGGTATACACATATATAAGAATAATGAGTATACGAATTTGAAAGGAGAAGAGTGGGTACTGACTCTCTTGGTCCAATTCAATGGCCTTGTACTGGACTCC harbors:
- the LOC133730802 gene encoding glutaredoxin-like codes for the protein MALGKVKELVSSNPVVIFCNKFCPYCVCVKQLFVLKLGVQYKAIELDQESDGSEIQSAVAEWTGQHTLPNVFVGGYHIGDCDSKFDLTP